A window of the Candidatus Amarolinea dominans genome harbors these coding sequences:
- a CDS encoding DUF3883 domain-containing protein, giving the protein MRLEDLKPGSSLTGLEPAAVATIVAVVPIAEGAVTVIYRTPDGTLKDRLLGRVDETETHIAVATQERPWAFDGNGENFKLAVEAKRIDLAFLFDPMMAVHTSNIDPLPHQITAVYESMLPRQPLRYVLADDPGAGKTIMAGLYIRELFMRADARRVLVVAPGSLVEQWRDELYEKFGLEFRIFSRELEAASPSGNPFEDHDQLIVRLDQMARNAELQDKLCAASWDLVVFDEAHKLSAHFYGTKLEKTGRFQFAERLGAQTRHLLLMTATPHNGKEEDFQLFLSLLDSDRFYGKFRDGVHKVDTSDLMRRMVKEEMVRFDGTPLFPERRAYTVNYTLSDLESALYESVTHYVQTEMGKADQLVGARKGSVGFALTALQRRLASSPEAIFQSLKHRKERLETRLREEKLGIRGQQILAETLVDLPEDDDDLNAEEQENLEEILIDEATASRTIAELEQEIIILQGLEAQAKAVVVSGQDRKWEELSRILQNDPAMRDAGGHLRKLIVFSEHRDTLNYLHQKIAGVLGNSDAIVTIHGGTHRDERRRLQALFLSDPDVRILVATDAAGEGVNLQNANLMVNYDLPWNPNRLEQRFGRIHRIGQQEVCHLWNLVAKETREGAVYHRLLKKLEVESEALHGRVFDILGEVFEEVSLKELLLQAIRYGDQPDVRARLGQRVENAFDHDKLRAILDRDALAQETMSAERLFAVKEEMEKAEARRLQPYFVRAFFMRAFAALGGSIYAREAGRFEITHVPTTIRERDRQITGRNRRDLAPVLKRYERVCFTREAIRPLDKPGLPYAALLHPGHPLLLALSDILLEQHGNLLRQGALLVDPADDGEEPHLLFMLTHEIKSGDGQVLSKRLQFVRVALDGSASFAGWAPHLDLEPLAPADRPLLGELLTAPWIRADQEQRALALAAATLVPEHYAEVAARRIAHVDKTLVAVHERLSKEINFWSDRWLKLKDDQGAGKDVRLNLENARRTVADLEGRLDNRKRELMTMRHVTSATPVALGGALVAPAGLLRRLRGEAPAEDAATFSADAAARARIERLAMDAVRRAEQAHGCTVVDVSAQKCGWDITSWKDGRVKDEGGRMNLLPDVRHIEVKGRAKGASTVTITRNEMLYALNQAEKFLLAIVLVGDDDSVDGPYYLRNPFDAEPGWGVASVNYDLGALLARAHQKFAD; this is encoded by the coding sequence ATGCGCCTTGAAGATCTGAAACCCGGTAGTTCGCTGACTGGCCTGGAGCCTGCGGCTGTGGCTACGATTGTGGCTGTTGTGCCCATCGCTGAGGGCGCGGTGACGGTCATCTATCGGACGCCGGACGGCACGCTCAAGGATCGCTTGCTGGGCCGGGTGGATGAGACTGAGACGCACATCGCGGTGGCAACTCAGGAGCGGCCGTGGGCTTTCGACGGCAACGGCGAGAATTTCAAGCTGGCGGTCGAGGCGAAGCGCATTGATCTGGCTTTTCTGTTTGACCCGATGATGGCGGTGCATACCTCGAACATTGACCCGCTGCCGCACCAGATTACAGCGGTTTACGAGTCTATGTTGCCACGGCAGCCCTTGCGCTATGTCCTGGCCGATGATCCGGGCGCGGGCAAGACGATCATGGCCGGCCTCTACATTCGTGAGCTGTTCATGCGTGCGGATGCCCGCCGGGTGCTGGTGGTGGCGCCGGGCAGCCTGGTGGAGCAGTGGCGTGATGAGCTGTATGAGAAGTTCGGCCTGGAGTTTCGTATCTTTTCAAGGGAGCTCGAAGCCGCTTCACCCAGCGGCAATCCCTTCGAGGACCACGATCAACTGATCGTCCGCCTTGACCAGATGGCGCGCAACGCGGAATTGCAGGACAAGCTGTGCGCGGCGTCATGGGACCTGGTGGTCTTCGACGAAGCGCATAAGCTTTCGGCGCACTTTTACGGGACAAAACTGGAAAAGACCGGGCGTTTTCAGTTCGCTGAACGGCTGGGCGCCCAAACCCGCCATCTGCTGCTGATGACGGCCACGCCGCACAACGGCAAGGAGGAGGACTTTCAGCTCTTCCTGTCGCTGCTGGATTCCGATCGCTTCTATGGCAAGTTCCGTGATGGCGTGCATAAGGTAGATACGTCGGACCTGATGCGCCGCATGGTGAAAGAGGAGATGGTGCGGTTCGACGGTACGCCGCTCTTTCCCGAACGCCGGGCGTATACGGTCAACTACACGCTGTCCGACCTCGAATCCGCACTCTACGAATCGGTGACCCATTATGTGCAGACGGAAATGGGCAAGGCAGACCAGCTCGTCGGCGCGCGCAAGGGATCGGTCGGTTTTGCCCTGACCGCGCTGCAGCGGCGGCTGGCGTCCAGCCCGGAGGCCATTTTCCAATCGCTGAAGCATCGCAAGGAACGCCTGGAAACACGGCTGCGCGAGGAGAAGCTGGGCATCCGGGGGCAGCAAATTCTGGCGGAGACGCTGGTTGATCTGCCGGAGGACGACGACGACCTGAATGCCGAGGAGCAGGAGAACCTGGAGGAAATTCTGATTGACGAGGCGACTGCATCCCGCACCATCGCCGAGCTGGAGCAGGAGATCATCATCCTGCAGGGACTGGAAGCGCAGGCCAAAGCCGTGGTGGTCTCCGGCCAGGATCGAAAGTGGGAGGAGTTGTCCCGCATCCTGCAGAACGACCCCGCCATGCGCGATGCCGGCGGCCATCTGCGCAAGCTGATCGTCTTCTCCGAGCACCGCGACACGCTGAACTACCTGCATCAGAAAATCGCTGGCGTGCTGGGCAATTCCGATGCGATCGTGACCATCCATGGCGGCACCCATCGCGATGAGCGCCGGCGGCTGCAAGCCCTGTTCCTCTCCGACCCCGACGTGAGGATCTTGGTCGCCACGGATGCTGCGGGCGAAGGCGTGAATCTGCAAAACGCCAACCTGATGGTGAACTATGACCTGCCGTGGAACCCCAACCGCCTGGAACAGCGATTCGGCCGCATTCACCGCATCGGCCAGCAGGAGGTGTGCCACCTCTGGAACCTCGTTGCCAAGGAGACCCGCGAGGGCGCTGTCTATCACCGACTGCTCAAGAAACTGGAAGTGGAGAGCGAAGCTCTGCACGGTCGGGTCTTCGACATCCTGGGTGAGGTCTTCGAAGAAGTCAGCCTCAAGGAACTGCTGCTGCAAGCCATCCGTTACGGCGACCAGCCTGACGTGCGCGCCCGGCTTGGACAGCGCGTTGAAAACGCCTTCGATCATGACAAGCTACGCGCCATCCTGGACCGTGACGCGCTGGCGCAGGAGACGATGAGCGCCGAACGGCTCTTCGCCGTGAAAGAGGAGATGGAGAAGGCCGAGGCGCGGCGCCTGCAACCCTATTTCGTGCGCGCGTTCTTCATGAGGGCCTTTGCCGCGTTGGGCGGCTCGATCTATGCGCGCGAGGCCGGCCGCTTCGAGATCACGCACGTGCCTACCACCATTCGCGAGCGCGACCGCCAGATCACCGGCCGCAACCGCCGCGATCTGGCCCCCGTTCTCAAACGCTACGAGCGGGTCTGCTTCACCAGGGAAGCGATTCGCCCGCTGGACAAGCCGGGCCTACCCTACGCGGCGCTGCTGCACCCCGGCCATCCGCTGCTGCTGGCCCTGAGCGACATCCTGCTGGAACAGCACGGCAACCTGCTGCGCCAGGGCGCGCTCCTGGTGGACCCGGCCGACGACGGCGAGGAACCGCACCTACTGTTCATGCTGACGCACGAGATCAAATCGGGCGACGGGCAGGTGCTTTCCAAACGTCTTCAGTTCGTCCGCGTCGCGCTCGATGGCTCGGCCAGCTTTGCCGGCTGGGCGCCGCACCTGGACCTGGAACCGCTGGCGCCCGCCGACCGGCCTCTGCTGGGTGAACTGCTGACGGCGCCCTGGATTCGTGCGGACCAGGAACAGCGCGCCCTGGCGCTGGCCGCGGCGACCCTGGTGCCGGAGCACTACGCGGAAGTGGCCGCCCGGCGCATCGCCCACGTGGACAAGACCCTGGTTGCGGTGCATGAGCGGCTGAGTAAGGAGATCAACTTCTGGTCGGACCGCTGGCTGAAGCTGAAGGATGACCAGGGCGCCGGGAAAGACGTGCGTCTGAACCTGGAAAACGCCCGCCGCACCGTCGCCGACCTCGAAGGCCGGCTGGACAACCGCAAACGGGAACTGATGACCATGCGCCACGTCACCTCGGCCACGCCGGTGGCGTTGGGAGGCGCGCTGGTGGCGCCAGCGGGATTGCTGCGCCGGCTGCGCGGGGAAGCACCCGCCGAGGATGCGGCTACGTTTTCTGCAGACGCCGCGGCCCGCGCCCGCATCGAAAGGCTGGCGATGGACGCGGTGCGACGGGCCGAGCAGGCGCACGGATGCACCGTGGTGGATGTGTCAGCCCAGAAATGCGGCTGGGATATCACGTCGTGGAAGGATGGAAGGGTGAAGGATGAAGGGGGAAGGATGAACCTTCTGCCTGATGTGCGGCATATCGAAGTGAAAGGCCGGGCGAAGGGGGCGAGTACTGTTACGATCACCCGCAACGAGATGCTGTACGCGCTCAACCAGGCCGAGAAGTTTCTGCTGGCGATTGTGCTGGTCGGCGATGATGACTCGGTTGATGGCCCCTACTATCTCCGTAACCCATTCGACGCCGAGCCGGGCTGGGGCGTGGCGTCGGTGAACTATGATCTGGGTGCGCTGCTGGCGCGTGCGCACCAGAAATTCGCAGACTGA
- a CDS encoding AAA family ATPase — protein MHLKKVVLRDFRCFEEFEIDIHPRLTVLVAENGGGKTAVLDGIAIGLSPVLRYLSSANQRLSGPGIEDTDFRLELKRSTLPLMPEFGGDDDWGVSDYAQVVIETLTGPKWDNWRASALGKQPESKVGQSEITAYAVGVLDSLKTATPQLLPVFAYYGARRGWLVIPERLRESKVNYTHPTSALVGALESLSDFKEMLKWFDVEEAAELRANKGLRSADHDASAALSGVRSAISAILGGAYETPHFNRKHKFVVESQNGSVLQVSQLSQGYQSMLALGMDFARRLALANSHLPAPADAPAIMLVDEIDLHLHPSWQQRVLGDLMRAFPKTQFIVTTHSPQVLSTVPMESIRIIKEGTVYAAPPGTDGAEAQRILEDVFQVSPRPKTRMSDALDEYLRLVDAREWAGPRALELRQVLDKWSQGHEPRLFEADLQIANMKWEAGE, from the coding sequence ATGCATCTAAAGAAGGTTGTCCTCAGGGATTTTCGCTGCTTTGAGGAGTTCGAGATAGATATCCATCCGCGCCTGACTGTGCTGGTGGCGGAGAACGGCGGCGGCAAGACGGCCGTATTGGATGGTATCGCCATCGGCCTTTCTCCAGTCCTGCGCTATCTGTCCTCCGCTAACCAGCGTCTCTCCGGTCCCGGTATCGAAGATACTGACTTCCGCCTCGAATTGAAGCGTTCTACGCTCCCATTGATGCCCGAATTCGGCGGGGATGACGATTGGGGGGTGAGCGATTACGCCCAGGTGGTGATCGAGACCCTGACCGGGCCAAAATGGGATAACTGGCGCGCCTCTGCCCTTGGAAAACAGCCAGAATCCAAGGTTGGGCAAAGTGAGATTACTGCTTACGCAGTCGGGGTTCTTGACAGTCTCAAGACCGCAACTCCGCAACTGCTGCCCGTCTTTGCCTATTACGGCGCACGTCGTGGTTGGCTTGTCATCCCGGAGCGGCTGCGGGAGTCAAAGGTGAATTACACCCACCCAACTTCTGCACTGGTAGGGGCGCTGGAATCGCTCAGCGACTTCAAAGAGATGCTCAAGTGGTTTGACGTGGAGGAAGCCGCCGAACTGCGAGCCAATAAGGGGCTTAGATCGGCGGACCACGATGCGTCTGCTGCGCTCTCAGGAGTTCGTTCGGCCATCAGCGCAATTCTTGGCGGCGCCTACGAGACCCCACATTTCAACAGGAAGCACAAATTCGTCGTCGAGTCGCAGAACGGCAGCGTACTCCAGGTCTCCCAACTCAGCCAGGGTTACCAAAGTATGCTGGCGCTAGGAATGGACTTCGCTCGCCGTCTCGCCCTCGCGAATAGCCATCTGCCTGCTCCGGCAGACGCGCCGGCCATCATGCTCGTAGACGAGATAGACCTGCACTTGCATCCCTCCTGGCAGCAACGTGTGCTTGGCGACCTCATGCGCGCCTTTCCCAAAACGCAGTTCATCGTCACCACCCATAGCCCCCAGGTGCTTAGCACCGTGCCGATGGAAAGCATCCGCATTATCAAGGAAGGTACTGTCTACGCCGCGCCACCCGGCACGGACGGCGCCGAGGCGCAGCGCATCCTGGAGGATGTGTTTCAGGTTTCGCCGCGCCCGAAAACTCGCATGTCTGACGCGCTTGACGAGTATCTTCGACTGGTGGATGCCCGTGAATGGGCGGGTCCACGCGCCTTGGAACTCCGGCAAGTGCTTGATAAGTGGAGTCAGGGACACGAACCGCGGCTCTTCGAAGCCGATCTGCAGATCGCCAACATGAAGTGGGAGGCCGGAGAATGA
- a CDS encoding DUF1156 domain-containing protein: MTYPVKSPKKLIEVALPLDAINTASIREGYIYRGNPSSIHKWWAQRPLAAARAVIFAQLVNDPSWKWEMENPGQVPPGHLKASWAASRNRLFKIIEDLVQWESTTKEDVLERARAEIRRSWREVCELNRDHPQAAELFDPDKLPALHDPFAGGGTIPLEAQRLGLEAYASDLNPVAVLINKALIEIPPKFAGRKPVHPALISAPSPTAGEGEQWKGAAGLAEDVRYYGAWMREEAQKRIGHLYPPVEITAEMARERPDLKPLIGQKLTVIAWLWARTVKSPNPVFSHVDVPLVASFILSSKAGKEAYVQPVVEGDRYRFTVKIGTPPAMAKNGTKSGGSGSPFLCMLSRSPMDFSYLREEAKQGRMGQKLMAVVADTARGRIYLSPTPEMEEVAQTARPNWKPETSLPERALGFRVREYGMLKWGDLFTPRQLVALATFSDLVTEAREKVRLDALVAAWHDDGRGLDSGGVDASAYAEGMVVYLAFILSKTTDYNSTLVPWYTKEDRPGHLFSRQAIPMVWDFAELNLFSEIGGAFAASNEIVADALSGCPETGVPGHVRQADAIALRTGAGHVFSTDPPYYDNIGYADLSDFFYVWLRRALKPIFPDLFATLAVPKAEELVATPYRHGSKEMAETFFLEGMTQAMQRLAEQTHPVFPVTIYYAFKQSESDSGAGTTSAGWETFLDAVLRAGFAITGTWPMRTERSARSVGIGTNALASSIVLVCRNRPNDAPTISRREFLRELNAVLPEALDEMTKGSGDDRSPVAPVDLSQAIIGPGMAVFSKYVAVLEADGTPMSVRTALQLINRFLAEDDFDVDTQFCLHWFEQYGWKDGVFGQADVLARAKGTSVDGMKAAGVLEAGGGSVRLRKWSEYPAGWDPQTDTRNPVWETLHHLIRTLKQEGDTGAGRLLGAVRGKGEATRQLAYRLYTLCERQGWAEDARAYNELITSWSGIEAAVNREETGAKQGRLFE, from the coding sequence ATGACCTATCCCGTCAAATCCCCAAAGAAACTCATCGAAGTGGCGCTGCCGCTGGACGCGATCAACACGGCATCAATACGCGAGGGCTATATCTATCGCGGGAATCCCTCTTCCATACATAAGTGGTGGGCACAGAGGCCCCTGGCCGCGGCGCGGGCCGTAATCTTTGCGCAGTTAGTAAATGATCCGTCGTGGAAATGGGAAATGGAAAACCCCGGCCAAGTCCCACCGGGGCATCTCAAGGCCTCGTGGGCGGCCAGCCGCAATCGCCTCTTCAAGATCATCGAGGATCTCGTGCAGTGGGAAAGCACCACCAAAGAAGATGTGCTGGAACGTGCTCGCGCCGAGATTCGCCGCTCGTGGCGCGAGGTCTGCGAGCTGAACCGGGACCACCCACAGGCCGCCGAATTGTTCGACCCGGACAAATTGCCCGCACTGCACGACCCGTTTGCCGGCGGTGGGACGATCCCCTTGGAGGCGCAGCGTCTAGGGCTGGAAGCGTACGCTTCCGACCTGAACCCGGTGGCCGTGCTGATCAACAAAGCGCTGATCGAGATCCCGCCGAAGTTTGCGGGCAGAAAACCGGTGCATCCGGCCCTCATTTCAGCCCCCTCTCCGACAGCGGGCGAGGGGGAGCAGTGGAAGGGGGCAGCGGGGCTGGCGGAGGATGTGCGGTATTACGGGGCGTGGATGCGGGAGGAGGCGCAGAAGCGGATTGGGCACCTGTATCCGCCGGTAGAGATCACGGCGGAGATGGCGCGTGAACGGCCCGACCTGAAGCCGTTGATCGGCCAGAAACTCACCGTGATCGCGTGGCTGTGGGCGCGCACGGTGAAGAGTCCCAACCCGGTATTCTCGCATGTGGATGTACCGCTGGTTGCAAGCTTCATTCTCTCCAGCAAGGCGGGCAAAGAAGCGTACGTGCAGCCGGTCGTGGAAGGTGACCGCTATCGGTTCACCGTCAAGATTGGTACGCCGCCAGCAATGGCAAAAAACGGCACAAAATCCGGTGGGAGCGGGAGTCCTTTTCTGTGCATGCTTTCAAGATCTCCAATGGATTTCTCCTACCTACGGGAAGAGGCAAAACAGGGACGCATGGGACAGAAGCTCATGGCTGTGGTGGCCGACACAGCAAGGGGTCGTATCTATCTGTCACCAACACCGGAGATGGAAGAAGTCGCTCAAACTGCCAGACCGAATTGGAAACCCGAGACATCGCTCCCTGAAAGAGCATTGGGCTTTCGTGTTCGGGAATACGGCATGCTGAAATGGGGTGACCTCTTCACTCCCCGCCAATTGGTGGCGTTAGCGACGTTCAGTGATCTGGTTACGGAGGCGCGAGAGAAAGTCCGTCTTGACGCCCTCGTTGCCGCATGGCACGACGACGGTCGCGGCCTCGACTCCGGCGGTGTAGATGCGTCGGCCTATGCCGAAGGCATGGTAGTCTACTTAGCGTTCATCCTGTCCAAGACAACCGATTACAACAGTACACTCGTGCCCTGGTACACGAAGGAAGATCGTCCCGGCCATCTTTTCTCAAGGCAGGCTATCCCAATGGTCTGGGACTTCGCCGAACTGAATCTGTTTAGCGAGATCGGAGGTGCATTCGCGGCTTCGAATGAGATAGTCGCGGATGCTCTTAGTGGCTGCCCGGAAACGGGCGTTCCAGGTCATGTGAGGCAGGCTGACGCCATTGCCTTGCGTACGGGTGCCGGACATGTCTTCTCAACAGATCCACCCTACTACGACAACATTGGCTACGCCGATCTATCCGATTTCTTCTATGTCTGGCTACGTCGTGCGCTGAAGCCCATCTTTCCTGACTTGTTCGCTACGTTAGCAGTACCCAAGGCAGAGGAACTGGTGGCAACACCCTACCGTCACGGCAGCAAGGAGATGGCTGAAACCTTCTTCCTGGAAGGAATGACGCAAGCCATGCAGCGCCTCGCCGAGCAGACACACCCAGTCTTCCCAGTCACCATTTACTACGCTTTCAAGCAGTCCGAGAGTGATAGCGGGGCAGGTACAACGAGTGCTGGTTGGGAGACCTTTCTCGATGCAGTGCTTCGCGCTGGCTTTGCGATTACCGGTACTTGGCCGATGCGGACCGAACGGAGTGCGCGTTCAGTCGGCATTGGCACAAATGCCCTCGCATCTAGCATCGTCCTCGTGTGCCGGAACCGCCCCAACGATGCGCCGACCATTTCCCGCCGCGAGTTCCTGCGTGAGTTGAACGCGGTGCTACCCGAGGCCCTCGACGAGATGACCAAAGGCTCCGGCGACGACCGTTCGCCGGTGGCGCCGGTGGACCTGTCGCAGGCGATCATCGGGCCGGGGATGGCGGTCTTTTCCAAGTACGTCGCGGTGCTGGAGGCGGACGGCACGCCGATGAGCGTGCGCACGGCGCTGCAACTGATCAACCGCTTCCTGGCCGAGGACGATTTCGACGTGGACACGCAGTTCTGCCTGCACTGGTTCGAGCAGTACGGTTGGAAAGATGGAGTATTCGGGCAGGCCGATGTGCTGGCGCGGGCGAAGGGTACGAGTGTGGACGGCATGAAGGCCGCGGGCGTGCTGGAAGCCGGCGGCGGCAGCGTGCGTCTGCGCAAGTGGTCGGAATATCCGGCCGGGTGGGATCCACAGACCGACACCCGCAACCCGGTGTGGGAGACGCTGCACCACCTGATCCGCACGCTGAAGCAAGAGGGCGACACCGGTGCGGGCCGTCTGCTGGGCGCGGTCAGGGGCAAGGGGGAAGCGACCCGGCAACTGGCGTATCGGCTGTATACGCTGTGCGAGCGCCAGGGGTGGGCGGAGGATGCGCGGGCGTATAACGAGCTGATCACGAGCTGGAGTGGGATCGAAGCCGCGGTCAACCGGGAGGAAACCGGTGCGAAGCAGGGCAGGCTGTTCGAGTAA
- a CDS encoding AAA family ATPase has protein sequence MLKSLTFKNFTVFPDTPLEFGRNLNVIVGENGLGKTQILKAAYVMAYVSARGEKESASSTPTKAYLQSAIAKKLRDVFKPDALGRLARRQAGRSRCEISWAFFRPELDCKVSFNTASKSEVGVEQTPTTWLDKLPVYLPTRELLTVYPGFVSLYETTYNEFDDTWRDTCILLGALLAKGPREKRIRDLLEPLEMAMGGSVELDRSGRFYLNTKTGSMEVHLVAEGLRKLAMLARLVATGSLLDTGFLFWDEPEANLNPKLIRLVARTILQISRNGIQVFVATHSLFLLRELHILHTQEFSKLDTRYFGLHAADDAVVVKVSDSLDEIGSITALDEDLVQSERYIDTEMGLMVTINENER, from the coding sequence ATGTTGAAATCACTTACCTTCAAGAACTTCACCGTTTTTCCAGACACGCCGTTGGAGTTTGGTCGAAACCTAAATGTCATTGTCGGCGAAAATGGACTGGGGAAGACGCAGATTCTGAAGGCTGCCTATGTCATGGCGTATGTCAGTGCACGGGGTGAAAAAGAATCTGCTTCCAGTACACCCACCAAAGCCTATCTACAAAGTGCCATCGCCAAAAAACTGCGTGACGTATTCAAACCTGATGCGCTGGGACGATTGGCGCGACGGCAGGCTGGTCGCAGTCGTTGTGAGATTAGCTGGGCCTTCTTCCGACCAGAACTGGATTGCAAGGTGTCGTTCAACACGGCCAGCAAGAGTGAGGTGGGCGTCGAGCAGACGCCTACGACCTGGCTCGACAAACTGCCGGTCTACTTGCCAACGCGAGAACTACTGACGGTCTATCCAGGCTTTGTGTCGCTTTATGAAACCACCTATAACGAATTTGATGACACATGGCGCGACACCTGCATTCTGCTCGGCGCCCTCTTGGCTAAAGGTCCTCGTGAAAAGCGCATTAGAGATTTGCTGGAACCATTGGAGATGGCGATGGGCGGCAGTGTCGAACTCGACAGATCAGGGCGGTTCTACCTCAATACCAAAACGGGAAGCATGGAGGTGCATCTTGTCGCCGAGGGGCTACGCAAGCTGGCAATGCTGGCGCGCTTGGTCGCCACTGGTTCGCTCTTGGACACGGGCTTTCTTTTTTGGGATGAACCCGAGGCTAACCTCAACCCTAAACTGATCCGGCTGGTTGCGCGCACAATTCTGCAAATCAGCCGGAACGGCATTCAAGTCTTTGTCGCCACCCACAGCCTCTTTCTCTTACGCGAGCTGCACATTCTGCACACCCAAGAATTTTCGAAATTGGACACACGCTACTTTGGTCTTCATGCCGCAGACGATGCAGTCGTAGTGAAAGTGTCCGACAGTCTGGATGAAATTGGGAGCATCACGGCGCTGGATGAAGATCTGGTCCAATCGGAGCGATACATTGACACCGAGATGGGCCTCATGGTTACTATCAACGAGAACGAAAGGTAA